The Mustela nigripes isolate SB6536 chromosome 11, MUSNIG.SB6536, whole genome shotgun sequence genomic interval ATCTCCGTCATTATCTGCAGCCGCCATCAAGGACTTGGTTTCTGACTCTGTCAGCTCTCTAGCACCACTCTCGAACTTCTGGAGGAAAAACCTGCAGGACAATCAAGATTGATGGGAATTTTCTGAAAGACCACATGTCCCTGTGCTTCCCCATTTCCTCTTGAAGCAAACCACCTGTTCTTGGCCATTGTGATATTCCGTCAAAGGTCTACACAAGCCAAACTTGCCTTCCTTATAGAAACCACTGGTgggaattctgtttttaaaagtgtgtgtgtgtgtgtgtgtgtgtgtgtgtgtgtgtgtgtgtttttcaggGGGACACGTGGGtagctcaatcggttaagcgactgcttttggctcaggtcatgattccggggtcctgggatcgagtcccatgtcggggtCCTggctctgtagggagtctgcttctccctctccctctgatccttccTCTGCTcgtgctgtctctcaaatgaataaaatagataaatttttaaaaattaaagattttttttcagagttttgttGATAAGTCCATTtgtcaaacaaaaaaacctacaatGAATGAACTTCTGCAACTACTGTCTCCAGTGCCCGTGTCTAGTGCTTCGCAAGGATAGAAGCATGGCCCACTGACCCACGGCCTTCCCTTGCATGAGGCTCTGTGAAACAATCAGCATCAACActggccattgaagaaatactgACCAAACTGGCCTTCACGGCTACCAACCCACCTAGCAATGTCAAGGGCAAAACTCACTTAAGCTCTTCTTCATCCAGATATCCACTCTGGTCATTGTCTATGAACCGAAAAACATCCTTCACCTGGCTGGCCGACATCTTGGAGAGGCCTGATGTCTGGAAGAATTTTTGGGGTTCGAAAGTATCTGGGtctgaaggacagagagagggttATTCTGAGGCTCATCAGGTCACATTCCGTATTTGGGCCAAGGTGCTGAAAACACAGGTTTATCAAAAGCCCTCCGCATGATATCCTCAAGCTACAGGGATGCTCagttctcactttaaaaaaaaaaaagacggggcgtctaggtggctcagtcagttaagcatctgacccttgattttagctcaggttgtgatctcaaggtcatgagcttgatccttgcatcaggctctttgtaggtgtggaacctgcttagtattctttctctccctctccctctgcccctgcccccccaccccactctctcactctctcaaaaataaataaataaagacagacagacagacaaagagagcTGTGACTAGGGCAAGACTACGAGGCAGCCAAGACTGGGTAGTTTTGTGATAGCAtctcctgtctccctccttccctgtccaGTTGCTTTTGtctacccctccctcctctgtgcctcccccgCTTCCCTTTTTACAGCCTGGGTGTCCAAGACCCCAGCAGGGCTGGTCTCATTGGCTGGGTAAAGTGAGGTCATTCCATTCAAACAGGCTACAAGGTATCCACgtgtttcttttttcacattttgtttctttcactttacAGCAATGGAATCACAGGCTCTGTAACTAGTTATTTCATTGACAACAATTTTACTCTCTGCTCCCACGGATTTTCAGCAAAGTCCGTATTTTAATCCTTGAGGCTTTGAAGGAGGTGCGAGCAGCTGGGAAATAGTCACCCCTGCCCCCAATGCTCTTTACCTTGGCACTCCTGCAAGGCTGCTGCGATGTCATCGGCGCTAAGGACATCTGTGATGCTCATTTTCCACCTAGTCACACAGAATAAACGAGATGTGGTCAATGACAAGCAGGAAAATGCACACCCAGGGGCGCTATATGCTCCTGGGCCCCCGGAAACTGTGTGTTTGTGGGGAATTTTTAAATGCGATAAACGTGATATTATATTAAATGAAGGGACAGAAGAGCCGCATGCAAGCCATAAACTGAAAAGATTCCAGCCCCCTTTGTGTCCCTGCCTTCTCCTGAATGTTCttcaaagacaaattttaaaactacaactTAGAGGATGACttgatcccatttttttttttataaaaaggatatTTGCACAATTGATCACTTACATAGTCATCTACAAAACTATGTTCATACACTGGAAATGCAATGTTTCCAATTCTATGGCGGGGGGAGGATATAGCTTGGACTACTTGGATACCTTCTGTGGAAAAGATGCTCTCCCTCTTCTGAAGGATGGGAATCAGAGACATGGAAAGCCCATCTACCAGAGATCAAAGAGACTCCTTTCATGTGTTAAGTCCATAAGGAAAGGGAAATCTGAGCACAGCATGCACCAACCTAACATGAATccataggaaagaaggaaagtaggaagaaaGTAGGAAAGAAGAGTCTGGGGTCTTGCAGGTCCACCAGCTACTtaccttttcagatttttttccccaagaagaaTCAGGAAAAAGAGCTGAAGGAGCACAAAACAGATGCGCTTTTGCTACCTTAGTGACCTACCTTATATAGGATTGAAAAAGTGATAGTAAGAACCTCTTAGATTTCCTTTTCAAGGATCAAGTAGACGTAGCTCGAATGTCTTGCCTTGCTAATTAAAcctcttttttgttctatttatatcACAAGGGAATGTGGGTGGGAacagccaatttttaaaaacaaacctcaacaaaccTTAACTAAAGTTTCAGTTCTGCAAACGAACCCGCTGGCAGTGTGGAGAAGAAACCAAAAAGCTGGTTAGGAGGAGACAGTGGCCAAAACGAGGTGAACACAAATGGAGGTCTTCCGTAAAAGGACCCCCAGGTGTTAGTGGCTGCTGTTTGAAGCAGGCCTGCTGTTACCCTCTGAAGCCATGGACGTGAGAGGCCGACCTTGGTCCAGAGTCGACAGACTCAAAGTCAGTGTCAGATAGACCCATAGACTTGTCCATCAAAGGGGTGACACTGGTTGGATGACTGTCCAAAAAAGTCTTGAGTCAGATTTTTCCCAGCGGTATCTTAAATCGCACatactaaaaagacaaaaaggaggcAAGCAGCCAACCATTCCCAAACCCCATTATctaaaatgtg includes:
- the OCM2 gene encoding putative oncomodulin-2, which translates into the protein MSITDVLSADDIAAALQECQDPDTFEPQKFFQTSGLSKMSASQVKDVFRFIDNDQSGYLDEEELKFFLQKFESGARELTESETKSLMAAADNDGDGKIGADEFQEMVHS